agcgccagcgatttaaaaacacactgtccctccatgagccagatgattcagttgaCATTGGTGCCTATGGAGAGAAGGGTGCGACtttgctgtaaactgctgcctgtcatttcacttcagaaagagctaggtcttcaaacttggattaaATTGAaccccaggaaaattgtttacaatctgaccaaatgtcATTCTCCTAATACTTGTCATTTGGTCGTGAGAGCGATTCTATCGtgaaagtttgaggcggatttttcacctctccacTCTGCCTCGTCACATGAAGAGAGCAGAttctgagaattttcacttttttgaggagtcactgagcaaaaactgtaaatgtcagcatgacataaaatacatccctgcgtagacaagagaaatcactgcgttttgatggtcaaatgaagtttctaggtgaaagtatggcgaagcagtggcgctGTGAAAACAGGTGACTCTTACGTCTGAGTGATTCAGtaatcccattcattgtctattaCGCCGCCTTCTTAAGGGGCAGACATGCTCCTGACAGCAGTGTTTCTGAACGGGAGCGCAACGTCGCGTTCTGCCGGTCCTTACGGGCTAACCGTTAATCCTAGCTGAAAAGTAAagtgaccgtgagcgagaggaaggctgtggctaaccagaaatgtgattattttccagatatggtgagaaatgaccgagcgccagcgatttaaaaacacactgtccctccatgagccagatgattcagttgaCATTGGTGCCTATGGAGAGAAGGGTGCAATtttgctgtaaactgctgcctgtcatttcacttcagaaagagctaggtcttcaaacttggattaaATTGAaccccaggaaaattgtttacaatctgaccaaatgtcATTCTCCTAATACTTGTCATTTGGTCGTGGAGAGCGATTCTATCGtgaaagtttgaggcggatttttcacctctccacTCTGCCTCGTCACATGAAGAGAGCAGATTCTGagaatttcacttttttgaggagtcactgagcaaaaactgtaaaatgtcagcatgacataaaatacatccctgCGTAGACCAAGagaaatcactgcgttttgatggtcaaatgaagtttctaggtgaaagtatggcgaagcagtggcgctGTGAAAACAGGTGACTCTTACGTCTGAGTGATTCAGtaatcccattcattgtctattaCGCCGCCCTTCTTAAGGGGCAGACATGCTCCTGACAGCAGTGTTTCTGAACGGGAGCGCAACGTCGCGTTCTGCCGGTCCTTACGGGCTAACCGTTAATCCTAGCTGAAAAGTAAagtgaccgtgagcgagaggaaggctgtggctaaccagaaatgtgattattttccagatatggtgagaaatgaccgagcgccagcgatttaaaaacacactgtccctccatgagccagatgattcagttgaCATTGGTGCCTATGGAGAGAAGGGTGCGACTTTGCTGTAAACCGCTAcctgtcatttcacttcagaaagagctaggtcttcaaacttggattcatttgaatcccaggtaGATTGTCTacatctgaccaaatttcattctcctaatacttgtcgtttggtcgtgagagcGATTCAATCGTGAAagtttcaggcggatttttcacttGTCCTTCACTCTGCCTCGTCACATGACCCACTCTAaagagagcagattttgagaattttcacttttttgaggactcactgagcaaaaactgtaaatgtcagcatgacataaaatacatccctTCGTAGACAAGagaaatcactgcgttttgatggttaaatgacgcTTGTAGGTGAAAAgcatggcgaagcagtggcgttgtgAAACAGGTGACTCTTACGTCTGAGTGATTCAGTcctcccattcattgtctatgtgtaaaattaatgcagtttttgcTCATAAGTCTAgcaaaatatgaatgaatgtcttagaaaaaCCATAGCCATCGATTCCCGATAAAACCACACAagctgatatataatttgtgtgtgatttctcaAAGCCCTGGGAGGAGTAGCGAGCCAAAGTTTTAGGCGGAAGAAGCGGaataataagaaacaaaaccCGGCGGGAGAGCAATAGCCATCGATTCCCGATAAAACCACACAagctgatatataatttgtgtgtgatttctcaAAGCCCTGGGAGGAGTAGCGAGCCAAGTTTTAGGCGGAAGAAGCGGaataataagaaacaaaaccCGGCGGGAGAGCAATAGGTGCTCTGGCATGTTCcatgcccgagcccctaattaTAGAGATAAGTCATGTTAATATTCTAACATATTCAAACAaccatacaaataaaacagcacaagtgaaatactgatgtgaaacctcagttttattatttatttgatcttccacttttcttttttaatccaGACAAGGCTtcgaaatgatttttttacCACATCCGCCACGTCGGTCCGCTTTTCATCAacctaaaatattcatatacaacccggtctcacaaggattcgtgaaactgtcacgtaaattaatctatggtttcgtgtataggtttttcactattgtaggccttagttttatttatttatttttacctctaatcgctattatttcagtttttggcagctgcactatagctggtagacctacatttttagccacagctgccctgggccagactgactggctgccaatccactcctacaacccctctgaccaccaccaacattacacagcatacacattcatacaccagtgtaagtggcagcactggagtcaaggtgggtaaagtgtcttgcattggacgaagggactctgccacctgagccgtAGCCgccccctaatctaaatacctctctgcatgttacattgcacacatacagacaagattgtttgtgtagattttgttttattgtacttttgatttactattgaggaaacaaaaggaataaagttttaaaagaagtggcggcagacaaagcgtgtctaaataaaatgttattgcgttcttacaatgcatcatattgttcatatggttttactttagctctgagtcaaaaatgattaaaatcccatgaataataaaagaaggttattttagaatatccatcttaaaatgcagtggtgTGGAGTAGgtagaaagcacaaaaagaggcaataaaGTAGACATCTTCCTGTGtcaaatatagtggggtcataaatgacgccagtcggtcattttaagTCGCTAAATAGCTTGGGTCGCCTTGAGGGTTAATCATCTCAATGATGCCGCAAAAAAAGGATGGACTGCACGCTGccaataaaattacagacaaacatgtcTACTTTGAGAACACAAGATGAGGTTGTCCCTGGCTGCGCAGACACTGAGTCGCTCTGTGTCAGTGGCTCTCCGCACAATGAGGGAATCTTGGGTACTCTCAGTTTAAAGACTGTGAGGCCAACGGCAGAATTCATTGACGGTAATACTAATTAATGATTATAGAACCAagtacagttttaaaaaaacaaataaataaaatttgatttgagCATCTAGGAACAATTTTGTTGACAATTCTGACTGATTTCTAAATTCAACATCAAAATGTTGTCATAAACCATGATTGTTATGATCTAGGCGGTTGTGAACTCATGCAGCAGGCAATCAGACCAGACGGGTgaattaatgatgatttaataaagcaatatatatattatataatatatactatatatatatatatatatattatatatacatatatatgtatgtataacaGAAACTCTTAATCTGGGAAGCAAGGGGGAAATAACAGAATGGAGAACTAACTGAATTGAagtaagggcggacccgaaggccgaggtaaaaactaaacacaaatctAAACTACCAAGGAAGGGAACTGACTGGAGAATCCGGAAAACAGGGGGAACGGACCCAGAGGGAGCCGGAGATGAGGGGCGCAACGATGGCGGAGGAGCAGATTGTCCAAGCGCAGACGGAGGGGAGAAAGCGAGCCGGCAAGGTAATTTAACTGAGTGAAGTGGAGTCCAGGTAGTGGCGAGCATATGGTGAGAAGCATGAAACAGAGTCCAAACAGCGAAGTGTATGTGGCGACATGCGGTTTGTAGAGTCCAGTGTGCAGCGTACAGAGTGCAATAATCCAGCGGTGAGTGGTGAAGTGAGTCAGGCTTTTATGCTGCCCTGATTACTGATGGAGAGCAGCCGCGCTCTGTCACAGCCGCTGGTGATTAGGCTGATTGCCGAGTAGGAGAGGGAGGAATCATGACAATGATATTGCATGTTCATCATAAACACAAAAGGTTGTACATAACCTTACACATACCTTCACAGATGTTTGAGTGGTAAAGCTCTGAAATTTACTGTAGTACAAAGCAGACCTATGGAAATAAGGAAGTCAAGCAAATACTAATACTTGCATATTAACTCATTGTACATACAGTTTAGAAATAAGTACTCTGTTCTCTGTATATTTTGAATGGATGAGTGTTGATTTCAACTATCTGATACCTAATGAAACTCTGTAATGATAGTGATTTAGATGCCGATATTTCTTTATAGATGATTGACAGGCTGTTTGACATAATGAATGGACGCAATCCTCGTGCCAAAGGATTCAAAGCTCCCTTGGgttttactttctcttttcttttactttcttttacttttactttctttttccgtACTTTTATCGCTccacttgtgatattttctcactttttgtcctttctgtctttgtgaagctatgagatgtaaataaaactgaattgaattgaaaagttctgatcctaacaactaaatgttcatttaatcttAGGATTTCTATTAGTTAGACGTTGAagccactgttgtttttaacacataaatgtgagcattctccatatgaaataaaaataaaattgtgcaaaaatatagctgattctcctgtaaactgaggagctgcagagcttcTTCTAGAACAACAGCCGATGCAACAAGAGAAGcacaagaagaaagcaaagatggcCGCTGTTCATCCGTTCTCCttcaaacaaatgatgaaatataataataaacacattaaaacacattaacacacactataaacacattagcacacaccataagcactttaaaacacacagaaaacacaataacacactaaagacaggttaaagtcatcaagtaatgaaacaattttataattaacatttaaaatacattgagaatgtggttatgttttcctctgctgtcagatcaactctgtgtgtgtgtgtgtgtgtgtgtgtgtgttgtgtgtgtgttcatcatcatcaaaaaatgcacattgaatgtgcattgatacacattcaatgtgcacattcaaaaaatgcacattgaatgtgcattttttgaatgtctttgatctctgtgatgtcatcacaactgacagaaagtCCACAAGTGACAGAAAGTCNNNNNNNNNNNNNNNNNNNNNNNNNNNNNNNNNNNNNNNNNNNNNNNNNNNNNNNNNNNNNNNNNNNNNNNNNNNNNNNNNNNNNNNNNNNNNNNNNNNNTGTAGTCACTtctctggacaaattttgaatgatattttttcaaaacatacCCTCATTCTGTGATTGTGCCATTTGTCCTCTAGGGGACAAACTCCGTTTCAAATCATTGACCATCtcccaaaaaaactttttttaaaatcataactGTGGAGATTTACAATGCTATCTATGAAATATTAGTTCAGTATGTCAGACActttcttagaggtttttcagtggactgcagacccagtttcactcattttgattttctcacattgaaatttgaggctgtttgaagatgaatatctcaagaacaattctagataaaagcctgaaaccttcacttgtttgtcttgctaacatcagcagatcagattgctgttaaatacagcagtggattggacatcccatacatttgtgaaatactgcattaagaatcactttgaggtcttcaagagtcatttattttagtacaatcataaaactaaacacatcctaataaaagacattaaaactgaaaattgactggttccataaaatatttcttgtaaacaacaaaccaaaaaatatcatttgtatttgtgtctttctgatgcagccacacccttagaaacacacgaaaaagacttttcaacaaatatttcataatatttaagattgtgtcaaattttcagggtgtctctGTGCTTGTGCTAGCCATTCTCCACTTCGCCATAGGCAaagccttcctcaggatggcaaagccatttttagcatgtttagccacggtggcaagctaattttgcctaataaatgtggaaaaagggttaacttgcaactttttgtaatttgccgagcgataatcaagaaaataacaaactgcgtctcctttactgaagagcgctaccgagtataaccggaacgacctgaatgcttccgatcattaatagatgcacactgtcacgtgtctcgtctcagccaatcagaaaaaaggattcagACTAACCCAGgtgttgtgcaattttcacactccccggaaaaatctgactcccccttcgcATGAACGCGTGTGACTTacttttcactctgtggccacttgacgggtTTTTTCTGAAGTAGGTTTActgcttttgctgttgttttgggtTAAATGTGACTAAGTACCGAACTGCAAGACatgtttcctgttaaatatgattgggtgacatgtttctcctcctcttctcatccgtatgtgCGCACCCTAATGGCATTGGGGAGATTCTacgctactctcagcttcactcctatgaggacatcaggacaggacagggtggagtcgccaaatattgttcacattccatcagtgttctacacgtgtcattaaaataattgttcactgagaaaactttatatctccttatttaaaatcagactcccctaagaatgcaagatatggcatcaaaatatgtctggtatttatgtataagtctttaatataagtatagttcttaagtataaagtaatttcttattgttgttatttttatagggCCAGTTCACAATATgatagaattgaaattctttattgatcccacacctgggaaattatttgctacaacagctaaaacaccaaatcacaacaagtttaaaaaaaaactcgtaaattacagtctgtaagaacagaataatgaaataagaggctaaatgatcacagtatggcagattaagaacagagagaccatttcaaaactaggactttaacagaaatatgcaggttgagttaaaagtgcagattgtatgatatgaaaaaaaatctggagtcagatttttctgggcCACttgaacaaaatctgactccccgaCTATTCTTGGAATGCAAGAAGTGCAACCTccaactttctcagctacaacatctgcacctctgctacTGCTGTGTGAAGTATCAACTATGTATTACTTATTACTATCATTACAGGAGAGAAGTTGTAGGGgtagtcagatttttctggacCACTTGACgaatttgtcagattttctccACTTTCTCTCCTGTAATGACTACTTCAACACagaagcagaggtgcagatgctGTAGctgagaaaggatggatggatggatggatggatggatggatggatgatagatagataggaatcctaaggccagtaatctcctaaattaattatgattaatcatcagagaatcactgccaatgtcatggtaatgactggatgcagctaatttacaaagaaatgattctgaactacatgtcagctttcaaagattggacttttcatagaacacttcatgtttttaaatttacagacggacagacaggaatcctaaggccagtaatctcctcAATTAATTATgcttaatcatcagagaatcactaaaccagctctgcatctaacaggttcctgcagcccagagggatctcAGGAACCATTAAGGTGGTAATTGAGGAAATtcgccctgctgctcactgcctccatccagacgtctatccctctaccactgataattcatttaactgagtaaccactttgaatggtttaaataatttaccagtcacgtctgttaacgacagctttcctcttaatggattttgcaacgaagcaacgaagacactaaacaagaaattagacctgaattctgtgaagccggatctcaaggactttaagtttgtggaggacttcatgaacttttactgaaccctgcatggagaaatcttcttggcaggggttcagtctgtgtccagtgtgcatacgctggtgtcgttgttgggttccttgttggttggacgttggtccagactggtcaaagcagcactgttcaccattggtagagtgctgacaagtctgagagttttgtccatctgttccgttctgcttggaaaacaaagagaacgtcactgttggaatttaacattcagttgtctgattatgtcagaattcctaatctaacctacatccccagattaacctggaccagatttctgtgacAAAACcaatacaggttagactgaacgatagctgataatgtgttaacagaattcaaccgaccacagttgttcaaaactgttttgaaacaattttgcagcaatatccaaaattatccaatacacaattgtgtgtacactgtgactgagaccagtctttacatacctgactgtgacactgattgaatgctttctttctggtgcggatctgctggtgttgtttcagggaatacaaagttgtaaaagtcttcttacactcatcacatctgtatggtctctccccagtgtggacacgttggtgaactttgaggtttgcaatgtagctgtagcgtttcccacactgatcacaaaggtatggtttaaccccagtgtgggtcacttcatgagcttttaactgtgagtacaatacaaatggttcaccacagtgatcacatcggtacacatcatgtccagtgtggatgcgttggtgacattttaagctcttttggtgcttgaaagttttttcacaggagtcacagtggtaccgctttctaccagaatgggggcattgatggatcaacaactgttcatgctgagtaaaggttttcacacactgatcacagttgaatggtttcactccactgtaaatgagttgatggctttttaaatgagtcttccgagtaaaagccttaccacactgattacagctgaacaatttcactccactgtgaatgagctgatgtctttttaacatactcttctgagtaaaagcctttccacactgagcacagctgaatggtttaactccactgtgaatgagttgatggctttttaactgactcttgtgagtaaaagcctttccacactgatcacagctgaatggtttaactccactgtgcattagttgatggctttttaactgactcttgtgagtaaaagcctttccacactgatcacagctgaatggtataactccactgtgcatgagttgatgacttcttAATGTACTCTTgagagtaaaagcctttccacactgatcacagccaaacaatttcactccactgtgaatgagttgatggctttttaactgactcttctgagtaaaagcctttccacactgagcacagctgaatggtttcactgcactgtgaatgagttgatggctttttaactgactcttgtgagtaaaagcctttccacactgatcacaggtgaatggtttaactccactgtgaatgagttgatggctttttaaacGAGTCTTCCGAGTAAAAGCCTTACCACACTGATTACAActgaacaatttcactccactgtgaatgagctgatgtctttttaactgactcttccgagtaaaagcctttccacactgatcacagctgaatggtttgtccacagtgtgaatatgtttgtgaattcttagctttgttgctgtaatAAAAGTCTTgtcacattgctcacaactcagtgattcatctctttttgccgttgttgctgaaccatccttatcctcctcagaggtcccacatctcactccattgctgtgtttacatttctgtagcaaaagacaaagataaaaacagaggcagtgatggaagagcaatcatgaaaaaattgaacctaaaagtctcaattccatgtagttggacatgaggctgaaacaaaatcaagaatctgcagacatgctagcagctttgtcattagaaacctagaaatgtgtcaacagcacactcacaatgtcaacaaaactattttcacaggccgatagttttcagctttctacacggtagttttagaatattgggtagtaaaatctgtcgatcagcgtgaaaaacaaagcagagctcgtgactgatgggattgtaccaccaggatctcttgatccccagactttccgttaagttacattactggagaaatgtacaatttgaAATTTCTCCTCGGGgatcagatgttgataccagtccagaaaagatctgtaattctgccactgaattctggatttggCCCGAACGACCTGGgaaatttgttgtgcagcagttacacaaccgttcaccatcaaacaacaaaagcaacaaaacagtaaaacacagggATGTCAACAGGAAATtcggatttcagctgaaaattgaCGGGGCAGGGTGGAGGGGGCGGGCCGGGGGGgctgaagctgagagatttatAGAAGTCATTTAGACTgataaaaatggtcaaaaacataACACTCGACTTGTTTCAGtcagcaaatttaatgaaaagttaacttacatgttcttcaatcttttctcactatcttcagtccaaaatatttcacaaatctatAAGAGTTCTATTCTACtatgtacaatatatacaagtcagttcactgcaacactcctattttgtcaattttcttctctttgcagcaAGCTGTGTAAGTCTCTGGACAGCCTTCCTTTTCAACTCCTGCTGGTGGGCTTTTCTTGCAgtcatttccttctctttcaatgTATCTTTTGCCTTGGCACTTGAAGTAGCTGTTGATGCTGCTGGTGTAACTGTCTGACAGTGCTACGCATCCACGCGATCCGTAATTAATCAAATCGttacaatacacacaaaaagcttTTCCGGCCACGTCTGGTTTCTTCAGAAATTGTCCAAGTGTTTCTGTTACCTCGTCGATCTTTGAGCCAATTTTCACCTTCACAGTGACTTTTCTCTCCAGCCATTCCCATCGGAActtatttttgacacttttgtcaatttctgtgaCTGATGACTCCTGATCCTTCGTTAAAAATCTCATCATTCCGCTGAACACGATACCAAATCTCCAAACATCCGAGTCGAACACGCCACCATGAATTTGTGACAAAGAATGCTACGAGCAATTTGATTGGTCCAAGCTTGAAGCTGTCCAActgctgggccgtttacaatcgaacgATAGCTTCAGTGAAAATCTCGAAGGAGTGAGGCGTGAGTTTCGTAGTGAGGCGCGAGTTTCGTTTAACGAAACTCACGCCTCactcccgcgagatgttaacaacgttaacatcagcgacaataaagtaccTAACTCCCCTAAAATTTTCTCAACGGATTTAGAGgattcacaaaaatgttcaaatttgacattaaattggcggaaatccgcggatccgcagACAATTGTCATCCctgaaaacagttaaaggaataacacaacacggtctcacggggattcgtgaaactgttacgtaaattttttgtttctttttcgtgcgcaccaacacgatttcgtcatgtttttcgtgccgctcaccacgaaatgtttttcgtgttgctcacaacgaaacccgctgtggtaatcacagctgaaagtggtttataccagcggattcatgacgatctaagctgtccatcggcgtatactgcttgtgtgatcgcgtttgcggccgccggccgccggacattctttaaattcctatgcaaattggtaagtgtaccaccgggttatggttaggttatggttagggttatggttagggacgatgtcattaaaaatatagcgttggattcgccatggttttacattaaaaatataatacacacattcgtttgaaatacgttctgggtggcacgaaaagtccgccgtttaaaatacattggtgcgcatttcgtggtgagcggcacgaaaaacatgacgaaatcgtgttggtgcgcacgaaaccgaaacaaaaatttacgtaacagtttcacgaatcctcgtgagatcgggctgaataacaacgattaaaggaaatgtttttaaaatgtaaaaaaacacagtaaaacaattaaaagcaaaataaaagccatttaaagaaaaatcaaacaaaacataagatagacAGGGACATCGGCAGTAATCTTGGTCATTTGGTCAGACGTcgtaaaagttttcaataaacggccaccgatgtaatcatgtagaggacttttctttggtctgcactgtttgagacaccagattacatacatacatagatTTATTTCCAACCCGGATAaaagaaagggattctgtggagacgctgacatgagacagtttttagtctcagcatgtttagccctgaaatcatgggagtcaaacctgacataaaaactgttcagactttgagccagctctaaatcattataaccactgagctgaactctctcattgacacattaattggttccagtgatcagattcatgccgtcccagactgaactgaggttgttcattttgagctgagactcaaggttgtctttgtattgtcttttgtgggtcctgatctactactttatttccttctgtcagttatacagatttagtgtatttccttctctgaagactgttttctttctgtacagtaggtctttaagcttcttagaaagccatggcttagtgtttggatatagtttaacattttttcaggaataacactggtttcacagtctgtgacccagctgctcacaacatcagtcggttcatcaatatcagctgaggactccttaaacacgtcccagtcagtaacctccagacatccctgcagagtgtgataaactttcactctgatgttctgcactttgccttgcttcagtacagtggtatacagggataaggaggatgcagttgtggtcagaggaacccagagcAGAAGCACCTTTGTGCCCACaggtatttatttcactggcctttggacggatatagacaagtttcacaaatatttggGGAAACTTCTGAGGCAGATATGAAGGGCACAATGAAGCAGAAAGCAGTTCTCAGTCAGTATTGCacagtttctccaggacagtgtcagatttgcaccagcgctgtccttgtcatttggaagacccacttgtgcccaagctttcatttgctggctgatgttgcttccatatttccacataatgttctatcttcttgatgccatctattttgtgaagtgcaccagtccctcctgcagcaaaaacactctcacaacatggtgctgccacccccatgcttcacagttgggatggtgtactcaggcca
This portion of the Acanthochromis polyacanthus isolate Apoly-LR-REF ecotype Palm Island chromosome 22, KAUST_Apoly_ChrSc, whole genome shotgun sequence genome encodes:
- the LOC127531969 gene encoding zinc finger protein OZF-like isoform X17, with the protein product MDSSQKKCKHSNGVRCGTSEEDKDGSATTAKRDESLSCEQCDKTFITATKLRIHKHIHTVDKPFSCDQCGKAFTRKSQLKRHQLIHSGVKLFSCNQCGKAFTRKTRLKSHQLIHSGVKPFTCDQCGKAFTHKSQLKSHQLIHSAVKPFSCAQCGKAFTQKSQLKSHQLIHSGVKLFGCDQCGKAFTLKSTLRSHQLMHSGVIPFSCDQCGKAFTHKSQLKSHQLMHSGVKPFSCDQCGKAFTHKSQLKSHQLIHSGVKPFSCAQCGKAFTQKSMLKRHQLIHSGVKLFSCNQCGKAFTRKTHLKSHQLIYSGVKPFNCDQCVKTFTQHEQLLIHQCPHSGRKRYHCDSCEKTFKHQKSLKCHQRIHTGHDVYRCDHCGEPFVLYSQLKAHEVTHTGVKPYLCDQCGKRYSYIANLKVHQRVHTGERPYRCDECKKTFTTLYSLKQHQQIRTRKKAFNQCHSQNGTDGQNSQTCQHSTNGEQCCFDQSGPTSNQQGTQQRHQRMHTGHRLNPCQEDFSMQGSVKVHEVLHKLKVLEIRLHRIQV
- the LOC127531969 gene encoding zinc finger protein OZF-like isoform X16; this encodes MLAAISSELNNGGNMDSSQKKCKHSNGVRCGTSEEDKDGSATTAKRDESLSCEQCDKTFITATKLRIHKHIHTVDKPFSCDQCGKAFTRKSQLKRHQLIHSGVKLFSCNQCGKAFTRKTRLKSHQLIHSGVKPFTCDQCGKAFTHKSQLKSHQLIHSAVKPFSCAQCGKAFTQKSQLKSHQLIHSGVKLFGCDQCGKAFTLKSTLRSHQLMHSGVIPFSCDQCGKAFTHKSQLKSHQLMHSGVKPFSCDQCGKAFTHKSQLKSHQLIHSGVKPFSCAQCGKAFTQKSMLKRHQLIHSGVKLFSCNQCGKAFTRKTHLKSHQLIYSGVKPFNCDQCVKTFTQHEQLLIHQCPHSGRKRYHCDSCEKTFKHQKSLKCHQRIHTGHDVYRCDHCGEPFVLYSQLKAHEVTHTGVKPYLCDQCGKRYSYIANLKVHQRVHTGERPYRCDECKKTFTTLYSLKQHQQIRTRKKAFNQCHSQNGTDGQNSQTCQHSTNGEQCCFDQSGPTSNQQGTQQRHQRMHTGHRLNPCQEDFSMQGSVKVHEVLHKLKVLEIRLHRIQV